From the Methanonatronarchaeum thermophilum genome, the window AACCTGCCGAACTACTTGTAGAAGAAGAAAGCCCAATCATAGGAAAAAAACTAAGAGAAATAGAACAGTTCAACACACGAAAAACAACCGTAATAGGAATCTGGACCGGAGGCAAATTCATAGCATCACCAGAACCAGACACAGAAATCAAAGAAAACGCAATAATCCTAGTACTAACAGAAACACTATACTTCGAAAACCTAGAAGTAAGACCAATATCAAGCTACCACGGCAAACTAAACAAAGTAATAGTATGTGGATACGGAACAGTAGGCCCTTCAACAGTAAAAACACTAAAAAAAGCAGGTCTAGACGTCCAAACCATCGATTTAAACCCAGGTGAAAACATAGACATAGTTGGAGACGTAACAAACCTAGATACAATAAAAAAAGCAGACCTAAAAAACGCTAGATCCGTAATACTAACCCTAAACGACGACACCGCCGCAGTATACGCAACATTAATAATAAAACACGAAGCACCCGAAGTAGAGATAATAGCCAGAGCAAACAGCCCCGAAACAATATGGAAACTCTATAACGCCGGAGCCGACTTCGTACTATCACTACCAACAGTAGCAGGAGAAATACTAGCCTCAGTGATAATAAAAGACCGAACAATACTCACACCAAAAACAAAACTAGAGTTCGCAAGAATACCAATCAAAAAACACAGCGGCAAAACCATGGCCGAACTCGACATCAGGAATAAAACAGGAGCCACCATAATAGCAGTTGAACGCGAAAACAAACTACTCACAAAAATAAACGCAGAATTCGCAATAAAAAACGGAGACACCATGATAGCAGTTGGCAACAAAAGAAACATAAAAAAAATAAAACAACTCTTTAAATAAATATAGCCTAGCTAAGCCAATTCTAAAATAAAATAAAATAAAATAAAATAAAATAAAATAAAATAAAATAAAATAAAATAAAATAAAATAAAATAAAATAAAATAAAATAAAATAAAATAAAATAAAATAAAATAAAATAAAATAAAATAAAATAAAATAAAATAAAATAAAATAAAATAAAATAAAATAAAATAAAATAAAATAAAATAAAATAAAATAAAATAAAATAAAATAAAATAAAATAAAATAAAATAAAATAAAATAAAATAAAATAAAATAAAATAAAATAAAAGAAAATATAAATAGCAATTGGAGATGGAGTCAACATACCTTTGAAACGGTTTTCTGAAACCTACTATGTCAATCTTGATATAACTTTATTATTTCTTCAGCAATTTCTATAGAAGAATATTTCTCAACGTGATTTTTACTTTTATCTACAAGTTCTTCGTCATCTATGCAAGCTTTTATTTTATTTTCAAGCATGTCTATGTCTCCAGGTGTGTATAGATATCCGTTTTTTCCATCGATAATATTGTTTTTCAATCCTTTACAGTTGGCTCCAACCACAGGGGTTCCACAGGCATTTGATTCAAGGGCAACCAAACCCTGTGTTTCCGCTATTGAAGGGAAAACAAAAACATCCAATGTTGAATAGAAATAAGGTAGCTTATCCCGCTCCAACCAACCTAAAAAAACAACATTATCTAGGTTTTTAGCCATCGATTCATATCTCTCCCTACAAGGACCATCTCCAGCTATAGCCACCGTATATCCATCAAGTCTCTTGGAAACCTCTATTAGGTCTTCAAGGTTTTTTTCTGTACTATGTCTACCGCTATACCCGATCACCGGTTTTTCAAAACTAAACAAACCATCCTTTTTTTCATTAAAGAAATCTAGATCGATAGCGTTCGGAACAACCTTAACATTCCTTAAACCCTTCCCAACAACATCTTTCTTAATCTCTTTTGATGGAACGGTAACTATTTCAGCGGTCCCTAAAAACCTTTTCTCCCAACCGATATACAGGTATTTTAAAAACCTTTTTATCGGCTTTAAACTGGTTATATAATCTACATAATACTCAGGACATGTATGAAGTGTATTTATGTGTTTTGCGTTTTTCTTCCTTGCAATATACGCACCAAACCCACCTATAGAGAACTGGGTGTGCGTATGCACTACATCTAAATCTCCAAGCCGATCTGAAATAGCTTCAGGAAAACCAACTCTATATCCCTCATAAAAAGGTAATGAAAACGATTTAATTCCAATTTCGTTTTCACCACAAAGATAATCACTAGATTTAGGGAAAACTACAGTAACATCCAAACCCCGCTCAAAAAACTGTTTTTTAAGGAGAGAGATAGAGTAGGTAACCCCATTAATCTGTGGAAAATAACTATCCGTAAATAAAGCAACCTTCATAAATCCAAAACCTCCCTATAGATCTGATCCAACTTCTCACCCGTGTTTTCAAGGGAATGTCTTTCTGCTAAATCCAATCCATTAGAAACCAATTCCATTTTTAAACCATCGTCCTCAACAACCGACATAATGTGTTTTTTAAACTCTTCAACACAATCACCCTTCAAACACTCAACCCCATCTCTACAGTAATTAAAACCTGGAATATCCCTTAAAACTAAAGGCCTTCCACAAGCAGCTGCCTCAAGCACAACCAAACCCTGGTTCTCAGTATAACTCGGTAGGAAAAAAACATCGCCAGCAGAATAAGCTCCAACCACATCATCGACCCTACCGGTAAACAAAACATTATCAGGCGGGTTCTCAATCAACCTACTTACAGACCTTTTCTGAAGTTTTTTACGCAAAGGCCCAAACCAAACAAAATTAAATTCAGGCATTTCTTCAGCAACCTCAACAAAGCTCTCAACACCCTTCCTCTGAAAAGGAGAGCCAACGGCAAAAACTACGGTACCATCCAACCCAAACCTACTTCGATACTCCCGTCTTAAACCAGGGTCAAAACTATATTTGTCGATGTCAACCCCATTAGAAACAACAATAGGTTCTTCCACACCATATTCAACCAACCTCCTTTTAGTATACGTCGATGGACACAAAACAACATCTCCCTGACTATAATAAAAACCAAGATATTTTTTCAAAGGAACGGACCCATAATCACTCAACATAAAACTACCCTTAAAATCCTCACCGGTAGTGTGAGCATGAACAACAACCTTTCTACCCTTTCTTTTAGCTCTAAACAAATGAAATAGGGATTTAGGGCCAACTGTATTCAAATGAAGTATATCGAAACAACTCCAAGGATCATGTGTCAACTTCAACCCAGACCTACCCAACTTACCTAAAGCTTTACGTTGATTATCTGTAGCCACACCAATACCACTTGTATCAAGCCGGCTCTCCATCTCCAAGTAGATACACACCTTCATCTCGATATACAACACCATTAATTAAACTTATAAATCATTATTTTAGAGACACAAAAAATGAACAGACCAACCAAACTCCTACTAATCTCACTTGCAACAAGTATAGTTACAATTTCAGCATTAATAATCCTTACAGCCCCAGATGGATTGATTGACGGATTAATCCAAATAGAACTTCCTTATCTACTTCTAGCAGCAGCACTACATATAACCGGATGGATATTGTGGACGGCCAAAGTAAACATATTGGCCAAAGCATCAGAAATGCCCTTAAAATTCAATAAAACACTAAAAATAGTATTAACAAGCTCTTTCGCCGCAGCAATCACACCTTCATACGCAGGTGGAGAACCTGTACGCCTATGGCTATTAAGCCGTGAAGAAAAAAGCTCTGGAGGAGTCGCCAGCGCAATAGTAATAAGCGAAAGAGCAATGGACATCTTTTTCCTAATAATAATCGGAACCATAAGCCTGTTCGTAATAGGAGAACAATTCACAGAATACATATCACTACAGATAACATTCACATTCATAGCAATACTCTTCCTAACAGGAGCAGTAGGATTTATAACAAGCCTACTAAAACCACAACTAATCAAAAAAACCCTAAAAACACTATGCAAACCAATAGAAAAAATCAGACCAGGCACAAATAAACAAATCAACCGAGAAATAGACTCATACAACAAAATACTATGGAAATACATCAAAAACAAGAAAAAACATCTCTTGATAGCCTCAACCCTAACAATAGGAATATGGATAATCGAATTCACAATCCCATACATAATACTCATTGGATTAGGCCTAGAAATAAACCTCCTGATAGCATGGGCAGGATATGCATTACTAATGTTCTTAGTCATGATCCCAACAACACCTGGAAGCAGTGGTGTAGCCGAAATAGGCGCATCAATAATATACTCAACCCTTGTAGGAGCAGCATACATCGGGATATTCGTCCTACTCTGGAGAACAGTAACATACTACCTAGACCTGTTAATAGGAGGTATAACAACCTCAATAATGATAAAAGACATAACCAAAATAGAAGAAAAAATAAAAAACCCACTCAAAAAACCAGACAACAAACAAACCAACGAAAACAAATTAAAATAAAATAAATAAAAATAGAAACAACAACAACAAAAATAAACAAAAAAATTAATTTATTTTTTTTAACCCACTCTTGGTTTTGAGTTCGTAAACTGTGTATTTATTTATCTATGTTGGTTATACACGTACTCTTATTATTGGGGTAGGATGTGGTTTTCGGGATTTTGTAATCAGGATATCTAAATTTAGGTATTTTGAAAAGTGTTTTGAAAAAATGGTTATGCGGGTGCCGGGATTCGAACCCGGGCTATGAGCTTTCTTCGATGGTTCTTGGAAGGCTCAAGTCCTACCACTAGACCACACCCGCGAGTGCGCCGACCGGGATTCGAACCCGGGCTATGACCGTGGCAGGGTCATGTCATACCACTAGACCATCGGCGCTTTTTGTATGCCGCGGCCCGGATTTGAACCAGGGACAGCTGCCTCTTCAGGGCAGCGCTCTCCCAGACTGAGCTACCGCGGCGAACACGTATATCCTTATCACTCGTTGGTATTAAATTATTTGGTATTCAGACGGTGTTCTTCTTTGTTTTTGTAGGTTGTTTGTTTTTATTTCTCAGTTGTCTTAGTTTTTTTCTATAACTGTTTTTAAATTCAGATTAATGTGGTTTGAACTACTTTTGGTTCAAGCCCCGAGGCACTCTCCTTTGTTATCTGTAGATATCTTGTTGGGAAGGGTTTGATCTACAGTTTTAGATGTTTTTTATTGATTTTAGGGTGGAGTTTGATTGATTTTTTTCGATATAGTTTTGGTTTTTTTGGTGTTATTTTGAATGGTGTTGTTTTATTTCTCCTGTAATTTGGTTTGTTTAGTATGTGGTGGTTGAGGTGTATGTGTCTCGGCAGGGGGTTAGTATTTCTTTTGGCTCGATTGTGTCTTCGGAGATTAGTATTCCGTTTACTATGATGCGGTCTCCTTCGAGGCTTTGTAGGTTTAGGCTACCTGTATAGCCTTTTACGTGTAGTTGGTCTTCTGTGTTACTGTCTGTTATTATGAAGTTTCTTCCTGTGTCTGTGTTTTCTATTGAATCGTTTTTAAGTATTCCATCTGCTTGTACTGATTGGTCTATGTATCTGTCTGGGTTTTCGGTTATTTCTGATATATCTGTGTATCTATCCATGGATATTGGGGCGCCCCATAACCCTATGATGAGTGCTATTGTTATTACGATTATGCCGATTAGGTATTTTTTGTTAATTTTCACTTTTCAGGACCTCGATTTCTTTGTTAATTTTGTCCTGTTTCTTTTTGATCCAGAATAGATAGCCGGCGATAACTATCCAGACAATGAGGTATGCTGCAGATAGTAGTGTTAGGTCTTCCATGGATATTTCCTCTTAATACTATTTTCGTTGTATTTTATATTTAGGTGGTTTGTTGTTATCTGGTTATTGCATCTAGGAATATATATTGTTGAGCGTATCCTGCGTATTCACCCCATTTGTCTCTGGCGTATTCTTGTATTTCTTTGTCGGTCATGTCATTGAGTTTGTAGTTGTTTTTCATTTGTCTACGTATATTTACGTCTACTGGGAAGGAGTTGTAGTTTGAATAGCTGAATAAGGATATACAGTCCGCTATCTTGGTTCCAACACCCATTAAGGTCATTAGTTGTTCTCTGACTTCATGATGGTTTTTGTCATGTAGGCTGTTTAGGTCAACCACTCCGTCTTTTAACATACTGGTTGTTTTGGATAGGTATCTACTTCTATATCCGGCTTTTAGTTTTTTGAAGTCATCTGTAGTTAATTTATATAGCTCGTTATCCAGAGGTGGTAGGTAGACTTTATCCCCATCTATGGTTTTTTCGTGGCCGTGAAATTTGGTTAGGTTGGATATAAAATTAGATATGTTTCGGATGCAGTTGTTTGCGGATACTATGAATGCGATAACTGTGAATTGTGGGTCGAATCTTGTTATTCGTAGGCCACTGTGTTTTTCTGTTAGGTTTTTGATAAATTCGTCGGTGTTTATTTTGTTTATTATTGCTTCGATATCGTGGTGTAGACCTAGAAACTGTTTTACTGTTTTTTTAGGTACATCGGCTTTGTATGTGATGTGGTCGTTTTTTTGATGTAGTTTTATAGGTTTGTAGTTCTGGTTGTACTTGATAAATCCAGTGTAACTGCCTTTTTTTTCGTTGAACACGAAGTTTGGTGGCTGTCCACTGTATATTGTTTTGGATAGGTCGAATGGCTGTTTTATTTTTATTTTGTTGGTTTTCATTTTTTTAGTTATTATGGTTAGGGATGGGGTAAGTTGTTTTTTTGAGTTATGTGGTTGGGGTTGTTCCGCTTGTGGTGGGTGGTTTTATTTTTCAAGTGCGAGTCTTGCTAGCACTCCCTCGATTTGTATTCGTCCATCTGCACCTTCTATCATTCTGTATTCGGCTTCACCTATTAGGTCGATTAGTTCTACCTTTTTTTTGTCTGGTATATCTAGATCGTAGACCGATTTATGTAGTTGTTTTACTATGTCTTCTCCGGAAAGACCTCGTTCTATCATAAGTTCTTCCAGCCTCTCTCTGGTTTCTATGAAATCTTTGTTTATTGCGCTTAAAAACAGTTTTTTAATTTCTTCAGGCCTTGCCATTGAAGTTATTTGGTATATATCTTTTTCATCGACTTTGTCGCTTAGAGACGCTGCTGATTGTAATGCGTTGATTGATCTACGCATGTCTCCATTGGATATGTGTTCAAGGGCTTCTAAAGCTTCATCTGTAATCTCTATCTCTTCTTCTATAGCTATATATTTTAGACGTTTTTTTACTGCTTCGCCTGGCACTCTAGAAAACCTAAAAACAGTTGTACGTGACTGGATTGGCTCAATAATTCTAGATGAATAGTTTGCGCTTAAGATAAAACGACAGTTGTCGCTGAAACTCTCCATGGTACGTCTCAATGCAGATTGAGCATCCGATGTAAGTGAGTCGGCTTCATCTAAAAAAATTATTTTAAAATCTGCTCCACCGATCGATGAAGATTTAGCGAAGCTTTTAATCTTACTCCTAACTACGTCTATACCTCTTTCATCGCTTGCGTTTAATTCGGTGAAGTTCATGTTCCATGTATCGCTAAACAACTCCCTGGCTATAGCGACGGCTGAAGCAGTTTTACCCACGCCAGGTGGTCCAGCAAAAAGGAGATGTGGAAGATTTCCTGTTTTAACATAAGATTGAAGTCTATCGATAACTCTGTCCTGACCAACTATATCTTCAAGGCCTTCAGGCCTATACTTCTCAACCCATATTTCTTGTTTCATAGCCATCCCAAATTTGTTTTAACTTAAACTAAATCTTTTTTATTTCTCCATCTTTATACGATTGAAGTATGTCCAACCGATATTTAAAATGAAATTGGAGTTTTTTGGTTTGATTTTAATAGATAAAGGATTAGATCCATCTTTTCCTGAATTTTAATTAAAACTATATTGGTAGGGATATCTATCCACTCTGAATCCTATTTCTCTCACCGTTTCACCCTCTTGTTCAAGTTGTAGCGATATTTTATCTTTGTTGGAGTTGAAGGTAAAATCTAAGTAAATTATTTTATTTCCATCAACTACAACGTGCGTCTCTTCAACCAACTCTCCATTAACACTTAGTTTTAATAATCCTTCAACCGGTTCGTCCGCTCTATTGTATATATTTACAAATATCGTTCCTTCGCCTGAATCAAAGTCTATATCGATAGTTCCAGTGTCATCTATTTCAAGACATCCTCTTTCTGGTAAACTTGAAACAGATACTAACCCAAAAATGGAGAGGAATAGGATGATCAATACGGTTATTGGAACAAGATTGTTAGCTATTTTTTTCAGCAACTAAAACACCTTCATCTAAATCTCTTTAACCATTGTATAGTTCTCTGAATCCATCTATCAAGGAAATCAAGTTCGTAATTCACGTTATATCCAACCAACCCAGCAAATATTCCTAATAAAGTTCCAGCAACTACATCAAGCACCCAATGTACTCCTAAATACATAGTTGAGGCCAAAACCGATATTGCAAACATCCATGAAACAACCATCCACAGACCATACAATTTTTTGTTTCGGTATGCTTGTGTAGCTATTACCGCTACTGTTACAGATATGGAGGAATGTAGGCTCGGCATACAGTTATTAACACCATTAACCCAGATAATAAAATCATTAGCAGGTAGATTAACGGAGAATAGTAATGGAGCAACTCCCTCTAAAACCATCCAAGATTCATAAACAGGTAAAAACAAAAAGAATGGTAAAGCAACCATATAATTAATTAAATAAGATAGAACTGTAGCTTTAACTTCTTTCAAACTGTCACAGTAAATATAAAGTGATATAGAGAACACTATCAAGAATATATAGATAAATACGTATGTGAAAAACATATACCCAGTTAAAAACGGAGTTACTATAACTTGGAATAATGAGACAACCCCTCCTTCAACCCCATAAATAATCGGAGTTAAATCAAAACCGATATACTGGCCTAAATCCGATAAAACACGGTTTTGGATTGTGTTTAACAGAAAAACCATAATAAGCGCTGTAATATAGGCTTTGTACTTAAAAACCATATCCATAGCTCTATTGAAATCAAGAGAGATGTCACTCGGTTTGAAAGCTTTTGCTCCAACGTAGAATAACAGTATATTTACAAAGATTATTACAGCTGCAACTAAGTACATACTAAATATTCAGGAAATATCAATCTCCCTACATTCCCCCAAATAACTTTAAAAACCTAATTGATATACAAATTAATTATTTTTTCCATTATTAATCTGTATCTGAAAAGAGACTTCTTAATTTTCAATAATTTGGTAGAAATAAAAAGAAAACAGAAAAAACTCTATTTGATCAATAATTTTTAAAGACATTTATTACGTTTTTTATTACGCTTAGTTTTTTAGTTTGATTTAGGGTTTTTTGATAGATCTTACAATAGATTAAAATAACATGATTGTTTAATATCTTTTCAGTACATTCGATAATAACTAAATATTGTTTTGAATGTTAAGGAATATCGCATGTGTTGTCGTTTTTGTTTTGTAGGAGGTTATGTAAGTGGGTATATTTAGGAAAATTTTAGTTGTTTTGTTGGCGTTTTTACTTGTAGTTGGTTTTGCGTTCACCGCTTCAGCTATAACTGCTGAGAGAACTGTGTTGAATAGTGATTTTGTTAAAGATACGATTGATAATGAGGAACTTCATGTTTCGATTCATAGTGAATTTATCTCTATTTTGGAGGATGAAATGGATGAAGAAGATGAAGAAGAACTTCCTCAAGAAATGATTGATATTTTGGGGAAAACCATCTCGGCTGACTTCATCCGTGATGTAATGCACAAGAACATCGATTTGGCTTACGAATATATAGATGGGGATAGAGATGAATTGATTTTTGAAATCGATGTTGATGATTTCGAAAGCAATTTTGAATTGGAGTTTGAAAAATATTTACTAAACAGCAGTATGACTGAGATAACAGAGTTGTTGCCTGGGAATGGAGGGATGGAAGATTTAGAAGAACTCCATGAATACAATGGTGTGGTGTACAATATATCAATGATTGACCGAATGCTAGAAAGTGAAGAATCATACAACGAAGTAGTTGATGAGTATCGCTCTGATTTAGCTGCAATAGTTGGTGAAGAAAACGTTGATGACGTTATCCAAGAAAATATCGATGAAATAAGAGATGAAGTTGAGGGTGATTTTGATGGTGATGCTGAGGAAGAGGCTTTCGTAAATGCCTATGTTGATATGATGGTAACTCCTTTAGAATCGATAGGTAATGAAGACAGTTACAGTGTTTTCTTAGATAACATGGAGGATAATAAATCTGAGTTCTCAAGTGAATTTACCAATGCCTTTATTGGTCAAATTACTGAGGATATGCCAACTGAAATCAACTTAACCGATGAGATGGATGAAGACGATGTTGGGTTGGTTGAAGACGCTAGAAACTTACTGCAACTGTCTTGGATAGCTATATTGGTAGGTGTTATCGGGATCTTAGTTTTCACTGGATTGATCTGGTTAGTTTCAGGTTCGTTGATAACTACTGCTTATTCAGCGGGAGCCGCAGCGTTGATCTCAGGGTTGATAGGGATCTCAAGTTACTTTACAGCACCCATGGTTTTAGACAGATTTAGAAACGAGTTAGGTGAAGACGCACCAGAAGTCCTAATAGATGGCATTGAAGCTTTCGTGACTAACATCGTTGAAGTTCAAACGATAATATCGATATTGATACTGATGTTGGCAGTTGTTTTACTGGGAGTTGGGATATACCTGGCCAGAAAAAACAACGATGAAGCAAAATGAGGTTAAACAGATAGATCTGGCGTTTTTACTGTATTTTGGTTTGTGAGTGGGTGTGAAATACATCCACTCTGTATACTAATTTTTTGTTTTTTTGTTTCTAAGTTTAGCTCGTAATAGATAATAGGGTTTTTTTGGAGCTGATTTTTTTGTTTGTTTTGGTTCAATGTTTTTGTTTGTTTTTTTTGTGTTTAGGTTTATTCTTCGCCCATTACTTTTGAGGCTAGGTTTCTTCCTCTTGTTGTGAGTTCGACTTCTCTTCTTTTTCTTATTTCATTTAGGGCGTTTATTTCGACCAGTCTTTCGTATATTTCTTCGACTTTGTCTACGTCTACTCCGATGAAGTCTGGTATGTCGAATGGTGATATTCCGGAGTATAGGGCCATTATGATTTCTTTTTCTTTTTGGTCTAATTCTATTTCGCTTTTAACGTGTTTTTCGAAGCTTTCTTTGATGAAGTTGTTTATTACGCTTAAAGTGACTTTTGGGGCGTATATGTAGGATACTACAGATACTCCTTCGTCATTTATTCTTTCTATGACTAATGTGTCTTTTTCTTCTCCTTTGAAGTCTTTGAACTCCATTGATATGTTTTGTACGTTTTCTAGGTTTAGGTTTAGGATGTTTCCGTCTTCGTCTACGAAGTGCATTGATTGTTTTTTGAGTGTTGTTTTTGCTTTTTTCCATTTTGTGTCGTCTTGTAGTACTCCTCCTTTTTTTACTGGGTCTTTGACTACCACGATTTTGTTGTCAGCGAAGTATTTTAGTAGTATTCTTTTGAATTTTTTTAGTTCGCTGTCTTTCATGCTTGTTATTAGTGATACGGTTCTTTCTCCGTTTTTTTTGTATACTATCCCTACGTAATCGCCTTGTTTGAGTACTTCTTGGTTTAGGTTGAATTGGCCGCCTATCTCTTTCATTGATTTGAGTTTTATTTTTTTTCGGCCTTTTTTGTTCACTAGCCAGAGGTTTTTGTTTGTTAGAATTATTTTTCCTTTAACCCATTTGGCGTCAACTCTGCGTGTGTTTCCTTTTATTAGGGGGTGTATGTATCCACCTATCATGTCGAATAGTTTTTTTTCAGAAGAACCCATTATTCTCCTCCGAGTTTGCTGTATGCCTTTGATGCGAATATACGTACTTCTTCAGAGTCGTCTTCCATTAGTTCTTTTATCTGTTCAAGTGCTTTTCTGTCGCCTATTTCTCCTAAGGCATATGCAGCCATTTTTCTTACGTTTTTATTGTTTTTGTTTAATGCGGTTAGTAAAGGGTTTACGGATTCATTACCTATATTGATTAGGCTTAATGTTGTTATCCTTCTTATTTGGGGATCGTCTTCACTTAGGAATGATATTAAGTTGTTTACAACTTCTTTGTCACCGATTTGGCCTAATAGCCAGATTGCGTTTCTTCTTATTGAAAGTCTTTTACCGTCTTCTGCTGCTACCAATATTTTTTTGTGGTCTAGGTCTGAATCGAATCTTTCGATTTTTTCTGAGATTTCTTTACGTAGTTCGTGGCTTCTTTGTTCTGGTATTTTGGATAGGAAATCCATTAGGGCGAATGCTGCGGCTTCTTTAACTATGTCTTCTTTGTCGCTTAAGCCATTTACGATTGCTTCCATTACTTTTTCTCCTAGGTAGTCGCTTAGTGATAGGATTGCTTGTTCTCTGACTGCTTCGTCTTTGTCGTTTGCTGATTTTATTAGTAATGGTTTTGTTTTTTCCCCTCCTATTAAACTTAGTGAATTGACTGTTTCTCTTCGTACATCGGCGTGTTTGTCGTCTAGTAGTTTTGATAGTGGTTTTATTGCTTCTTTCTCCCCTATTGACCCTAGTGATATTGCGGCGTTTTTACGTACATCTTTATCTGGATCTTTGAGTGCGTTTATCAATGGTTCTACTGCTCTTTTATCTTCAATTCGACCTAAGGCTAGTGCTGCGTCCATTCTAACATAATTGTTATCGCTTTTCAATGATTTTATAAATATTTTCAGTAGGTCTCCCCATTGGTTTTTTTGTGTATCTTTGTCCAGTCCTTTCATCCTTTCTATAAGTAGCCAAACTGCGTCTGTGTCATCCATCCAGGCTAAAGAGTTGGCTGCTGC encodes:
- a CDS encoding CheF family chemotaxis protein, with product MGSSEKKLFDMIGGYIHPLIKGNTRRVDAKWVKGKIILTNKNLWLVNKKGRKKIKLKSMKEIGGQFNLNQEVLKQGDYVGIVYKKNGERTVSLITSMKDSELKKFKRILLKYFADNKIVVVKDPVKKGGVLQDDTKWKKAKTTLKKQSMHFVDEDGNILNLNLENVQNISMEFKDFKGEEKDTLVIERINDEGVSVVSYIYAPKVTLSVINNFIKESFEKHVKSEIELDQKEKEIIMALYSGISPFDIPDFIGVDVDKVEEIYERLVEINALNEIRKRREVELTTRGRNLASKVMGEE
- a CDS encoding HEAT repeat domain-containing protein, encoding MVKKSLYSLEREGNVDGLKEHIENSSNTNVRCRAAEVLGSIGGEKSIKTLIDVIFSEKQPKKVKRAAANSLAWMDDTDAVWLLIERMKGLDKDTQKNQWGDLLKIFIKSLKSDNNYVRMDAALALGRIEDKRAVEPLINALKDPDKDVRKNAAISLGSIGEKEAIKPLSKLLDDKHADVRRETVNSLSLIGGEKTKPLLIKSANDKDEAVREQAILSLSDYLGEKVMEAIVNGLSDKEDIVKEAAAFALMDFLSKIPEQRSHELRKEISEKIERFDSDLDHKKILVAAEDGKRLSIRRNAIWLLGQIGDKEVVNNLISFLSEDDPQIRRITTLSLINIGNESVNPLLTALNKNNKNVRKMAAYALGEIGDRKALEQIKELMEDDSEEVRIFASKAYSKLGGE